One Triticum aestivum cultivar Chinese Spring unplaced genomic scaffold, IWGSC CS RefSeq v2.1 scaffold99796, whole genome shotgun sequence genomic window carries:
- the LOC123172734 gene encoding transcription termination factor MTERF2, chloroplastic-like: MLRLRECVVSHLLSSPSNSATSPLRRLLSATASAPISPNPCGFAVEEYLVATCGLTRVQALKASKKLAHLKTPDKPNAVLAFLSGLGLSGADVAAVVGKDPLLLCTKVDQTLAPKVVELTGLGLSPPEIARLVSLTPDRFRRRAIVSRLHYFLPLFGSFHSFLRLLKRSSRLLSSDLDKLVKPNVAFLRECGLGACDIAKLCIAVPRMLTTNPERVRAMVACAERLGVPRGAGMFRQALRAVAFLNEEKIAGKVDYLKNTLRWSDAEASIAVSKAPLLLWRSKDMLQSKSEFLVSEVGLEPTLIAHRPIMLTYSLEGRLRPRHYVLKFVKANGLLDRDRSYISAVDLTENVFVDKFVRPHIEVAPHLXEDYAAACRGEVPSRFIFH; encoded by the exons ATGCTCCGCCTCCGAGAGTGCGTCGTTTCCCATCTCCTCTCTTCACCCTCCAACTCTGCTACCTCCCCACTCCGCCGTCTCCTCTCGGCCACTGCGTCGGCCCCCATTTCCCCAAATCCCTGTGGCTTCGCCGTGGAAGAGTACCTCGTCGCCACCTGCGGCCTCACCCGGGTCCAAGCCCTCAAGGCCTCCAAGAAGCTCGCCCACCTCAAGACCCCCGACAAGCCGAACGCCGTCCTCGCCTTCCTCTCCGGCCtcggcctctccggcgccgacgtcgccgccgtcgtcggcaAAGATCCGCTGTTACTCTGCACCAAAGTGGACCAAACACTGGCCCCTAAGGTCGTCGAGCTCACTGGCCTAGGTCTCTCGCCTCCTGAGATCGCccgcctcgtctccctcacccCGGACCGCTTCCGGCGTAGAGCCATAGTCTCCAGGCTGCACTACTTCCTGCCCCTCTTCGGCTCCTTCCACAGCTTCCTCCGGCTGCTCAAGCGCTCATCCCGCCTTCTGTCGTCGGACCTTGATAAGTTGGTCAAGCCCAATGTTGCCTTCCTGAGGGAGTGCGGGCTAGGTGCTTGTGATATTGCCAAGCTGTGTATCGCTGTGCCGAGGATGCTGACCACCAACCCGGAACGCGTCCGCGCAATGGTGGCATGTGCTGAAAGATTAGGTGTACCTCGTGGCGCTGGGATGTTCAGGCAAGCGCTACGGGCTGTCGCGTTTCTCAACGAGGAGAAGATTGCCGGCAAAGTGGACTACTTGAAGAATACGCTCAGGTGGTCTGATGCCGAAGCGAGCATTGCTGTGTCTAAAGCTCCGCTGCTGCTGTGGAGGTCAAAGGACATGCTGCAGAGCAAGTCAGAGTTCCTGGTGTCTGAGGTGGGGTTGGAACCCACGCTCATTGCTCATCGCCCGATAATGCTCACTTACAGCCTGGAGGGCCGGCTCAGGCCCCGGCACTACGTTCTAAAGTTTGTCAAGGCAAATGGGTTGCTAGATCGCGATCGGAGCTACATCTCTGCAGTCGATTTGACCGAGAATGTTTTTGTGGACAAGTTCGTGCGCCCTCACATTGAAGTTGCGCCGCACCTTG NTGAAGACTATGCGgctgcttgccgaggagaagtacccAGTAGGTTCATATTTCATTGA